The sequence ACCGCGACCGGCGACAGATCGTCACCCGGGATCACCGCGGCACCCGAGAGCACCAGACCGTCCAATCGGTCCTGGTGGTCGAGCGCGAAGTCCAAAGCGATGCAGCCGCCCATGCTGTGCCCGATCAGAAACGTGGGCAGATCGTCGTCGACGATCTGGTCCAGCACCGTACCCAGATCATCGGTGTAGTCAGAGAACTTCTGCACACGAAGACGTTTGCCGCCCGATCGGCCGTGACCGAGGTGATCGGGCACGGCGACGACGTAGCCCGCGGAGGCAAGCCGCTCGACCACGTGGGCGTAGCGACGGCCGTGTTCGCCGAGCCCGTGCGCAATCACGACCGTCCCCCGCGGGACACGATCGGGCCGGCTGACGTCGTAGGTGATCGTCTCACCGTGTCGGCCTCGGAACGAACGTTCTTCCACTCTCATGTCCACCATTGTGGCTCCGTCACCGTTCAGCGGAGAAGGCCGAGCCGGGCGGCCACACCGCGCCCTGCCGATTCCAGTGCGCCGAGCGGACGCAACGCCGCCTCGCCGATCCCGACCAGGATCTCCACCCGGCTCACCACCCGCTCGAGCCGATCGACCACGTCCCCCATCGTGACGACGGTCGAATCGACCTGATCGAGCGTCCCCGACAGCCGCGACAAGGTGCCGTCGAGGGTGTCGATGGCACCGTCGAGTCCACCGATCGTCTTGTTCATGTCGACGAG is a genomic window of Gordonia sp. SID5947 containing:
- a CDS encoding alpha/beta hydrolase, with translation MRVEERSFRGRHGETITYDVSRPDRVPRGTVVIAHGLGEHGRRYAHVVERLASAGYVVAVPDHLGHGRSGGKRLRVQKFSDYTDDLGTVLDQIVDDDLPTFLIGHSMGGCIALDFALDHQDRLDGLVLSGAAVIPGDDLSPVAVRLAPLLGRVAPGLPTTALDSASISRDPQVVATYDTDPLVTRGKIPARLGSAMLATMQSFPRRLPGLHIPLLVLHGGADALTSPAGSEMVDRLAASEDKTLTIYDGLYHEIFNEPERDQVISDVVGWLADHTPETT